From a region of the Corvus cornix cornix isolate S_Up_H32 chromosome 2, ASM73873v5, whole genome shotgun sequence genome:
- the NDUFA4 gene encoding cytochrome c oxidase subunit NDUFA4, which yields MVLRVIFTHAKKHPALIPLFVIIGSGGVGAGLYLMRLAMFNPDVCWDKKNNPEPWNKLSPSDQYKFYSVNVDYSRLKKDRPDF from the exons ATGGTGCTACGCGTTATCTTCACCCACGCGAAGAAGCACCCGGCT TTGATCCCTCTGTTTGTGATCATTGGATCTGGAGGTGTTGGTGCAGGCCTGTATCTCATGCGTTTGGCGATGTTCAACCCTGATGTCTG CTGGGACAAGAAAAATAACCCAGAACCTTGGAACAAATTGTCTCCCAGTGACCAGTACAAG TTCTACTCGGTTAATGTGGACTACAGTAGACTGAAAAAGGACCGTCCTGACTTCTGA